A genome region from Bifidobacterium coryneforme includes the following:
- a CDS encoding isoprenyl transferase: MSFDQVDYTSLDMPRAPFSDPDRIPRFPSKSVPRHVGVIMDGNGRWAKQRGMERTQGHRAAEPVVFDTIAGAIEAGVRYLSLYTFSTENWKRSPSEVRFLMGFSRDIIHRRVEQMDEWGVRVRWSGRKPRLWKSVIDELEMAMDRTRHNKVIDVVFCINYGGRAELADAATAIAQEVAQGRITGSRVTEKMIAEHLYNPDIPDCDLVVRTSGEYRTSNFLPWEAAYAELVFAEELFPDCGRDVLWRAIDQYVRRDRRFGGAE; this comes from the coding sequence ATGAGTTTTGACCAGGTTGACTACACATCCCTGGATATGCCCCGGGCGCCCTTCTCGGATCCGGACCGCATTCCCCGCTTTCCCAGTAAGTCCGTACCCCGGCACGTGGGTGTCATCATGGACGGGAACGGGCGTTGGGCCAAGCAAAGGGGAATGGAACGCACCCAGGGGCACCGTGCCGCCGAGCCTGTGGTGTTCGACACCATTGCCGGGGCCATCGAAGCGGGTGTGCGGTACCTGAGCCTCTACACCTTTTCAACCGAGAACTGGAAGCGGTCGCCCTCGGAGGTCCGCTTCCTGATGGGGTTCTCCCGTGACATCATCCACCGCCGAGTGGAGCAGATGGACGAGTGGGGGGTCAGGGTCCGCTGGTCGGGACGCAAGCCGCGGCTTTGGAAGTCCGTCATTGACGAACTCGAGATGGCCATGGACAGGACCCGGCACAACAAGGTCATCGACGTGGTTTTCTGCATCAACTACGGTGGCCGTGCCGAGTTGGCCGATGCGGCCACCGCCATTGCCCAGGAGGTTGCCCAGGGCAGAATCACCGGCTCCCGGGTTACCGAGAAGATGATTGCCGAACACCTATACAATCCCGATATTCCTGACTGCGATCTGGTGGTCAGGACCTCGGGGGAGTACCGGACCAGCAACTTCCTGCCCTGGGAGGCGGCGTATGCTGAATTGGTTTTCGCCGAGGAGCTCTTCCCGGACTGCGGGCGGGATGTTCTGTGGAGAGCCATCGACCAGTACGTCCGCCGGGACCGACGTTTCGGGGGAGCCGAGTAG